The Kribbella shirazensis genomic interval CGAGATCACCCCGGCAACGTACCGAATCCGGGGTCCGCCAACGGATCACGCCGCACGTCACCGGACCGGGAGCAAAATGCCTGGGGACACGGATTTCCCGTCTGGGCGCGCTCGTGGGTAGACTGTTTTGGTTGCCTCGGCGAGGGACGCCCCCCGAGAACTGTTGGGCGCGGCTCCGTGATCGACGCGGTGGTTCGTTGCCTGACGCCTTCTCCGGGGTCAGCAGGCGCCCGCTGAGGTTGCAGCCGAGTTCCACCCAGACAACAGATCACCGCAACGCTTTTGAGGAGTTCAGTCGTGGCCGAGGTCAAGATCCAAGCCGAATCACGCACGGAGTTCGGCAAGGGGGCTGCCCGCCGAATCCGCCGGGACAACAAGGTTCCCGCCGTCCTCTACGGCCACGGCAGTGACCCGGTGCACATCACGCTGCCCGGTCACGACACCATGCTGGCCCTGAAGACCGCCAACGCCCTGCTGCTGATCGAGGTCGAGGGCGGCGAGTCCCACCTGGCGCTGCCGAAGCAGGTCCAGCGCGACCCGATCAAGGGCTTCATCGAGCACGTCGACCTGGTCATCGTCAAGCGCGGCGAGAAGGTCCAGGTGGACATCGCCGTACACCTCGAGGGCGAGGCCGTCAGCGACGCCCTGGTCGTGCTGGAGCACCCGAGCATCCTGGTCGAGGCCGAGGCGACCCACATTCCGGACGGCGTCACCGTGTCCGTCGAGGGTCTCGAGGTCGGCGCGCAGCTGCACGCCTCCGACATCCAGCTGCCGAGCGGTACGACGCTGGCCATCGAGCCGGACACCCTGATCGTGAACGTCACCGCCCAGCCGACCGCCGAGCAGGTCGAGGGCGAGCTCGCCGAGGCCGAGGCCGAAGCCGGCATCGAGAAGGACGAGCCGACCGCGGCCGAGGAGCCGGTGGCCGCCGCGGCCGAGTAGTCTCTGCCGCAGCACGAGAACATCTTCGGGAGGGCCGGGATCCGTGGCGGACGACGTGTGGTTGGTCGTCGGACTGGGGAATCCCGGCCCTTCGTATGCGCGCACCCGGCACAACATCGGCCACCTGGTGGCCGACGAGCTGGCCGCCCGGACCGGTGCGCGGTGGAAGCAGAGCAAGCAGGTCAAGGCCGAGGTGATCGAGACCCGGATCAGCGGCCTGCGGACCGTGCTCGCGAAGCCCCGTTCGTACATGAACGAGTCCGGCGGGCCGGTGTCCGGGCTGCTGAAGTTCTTCAAGCTCGACCCGGCCAACCTGGTCGTCCTGCACGACGAGCTGGACATCGACTTCGGCGTCCTGCGCTGCAAGTTCGGCGGTGGCGACAACGGCCACAACGGGCTGAAATCGCTGCGGAAATCGCTTGGCACCGGTGAGTACTATCGAGTCCGGTTCGGTGTGGGTCGTCCGCCGGGCCGGCAGGCTCCCGCCGACTTCGTCCTGAACGAGTTCTCCTCGACCGAACGCAAGGACCTTCCGTTCGCCGTGGACAGGACCGCCGACGCCGTCGAGTCCCTGCTCACCGACGGCCTGGAAGCCACCCAAGGGAAGTACAACTCGTGAAGCTGAGCGGTCTGGTCGACACCCTGATCACCGATCCGGTGGTGGCCGAGGCCGTTCGTGACGCCCGCGCCGACGGCGTCACGACCCTCGACCTGAGCGCGCCGACGCCGGTGCGCCCGGTCCTGCTCGCCGCGATCGCCGCGGCCCAGAACGGCGCCGACCGCCCGGTGCTCGCCGTCACCGCCACCTTCCGCGAGGCCGAGGAGCTCACCGAAGCCCTGCAGTGCCTCGTCGAGGAGCCCGGCACCGTCGCCTATTACCCGGCCTGGGAGACGCTCCCGCACGAGCGGCTGTCGCCCCGCTCGGACACGGTCGGCCGGCGGCTCGCCGTACTGCGGCGTCTCGTGCACCCGGATCCGTCCGACGAGACCACCGGACCGATCCGGATCCTGGTCGCGCCCGTGCGGTCCGTCCTGCAGCCGCAGGTCGCCGGCCTCGCCGACCTCCGCCCGGTGCAGTTGCACGTCGGCGACACCGCCGAGCTCGAGGACGTCGTCGAGCGGCTCGCCGGGGCGGCGTACCACCGGGTCGACCTGGTCGAGCGGCGCGGTGAGTTCGCGGTCCGCGGCGGCATCATCGACGTGTTCCCGCCGACCGAGGAGCACCCGCTGCGGGTCGACTTCTTCGGCGACGACGTCGAGGAGATCCGGTACTTCGCGGTCGCCGACCAGCGCTCGCTCGAGATCGCCGAGCACGGGCTGTGGGCGCCGCCGTGCCGCGAGCTGCTGCTGACCGACGAGGTCCGTTCGCGGGCCGCCGTACTGGCGAAGGAACACCCCGAGCTGGCCGAGCTGTTCGAGAAGCTCGCCGAAGGACATGCCGTCGAGGGCATGGAGTCGCTGGCTCCGGTGCTGGTCGACGAGATGGAGCTGCTGGTCGACCTGATGCCGGCCGGGACGCACGTCGTCGTCAGCGATCCCGAGCGCGTTCGGGCCCGGGCGCACGACCTGGTCGCGACCAGCCAGGAGTTCCTGGAGGCGTCGTGGGCCGCGGCGGCCGGTGGCGGCGAGGCGCCGATCGACCTGGGCGCGGCGGCGTACATGTCGCTCGGCGACGTCCGGTCGCAGGCGCTGGGCCGTGGGCTGGCGTGGTGGAGCCTGTCGCCGTTCGCGGCCGCGCCGACCGACGAGGCCGCCGAGCTCAGGGACTCGATGGGCGCCCGGGTCGCGTTCGACATCGACACCGAGGCCGGTGCGGTCACCAGCAAGATCCTCGCGGTCCGCGAGGTCGACCCGTACCGCGGCGAGACCGGGGCGGCCGCCGAGGACATCCGCGGCTGGCTGCGGGACGGCTGGCGGGTCGTCTGCGTCACCGAAGGCCACGGTCCGGCGCAGCGGCTGGCCGAGGTGTTCTCCGAGGCGGAGCTGCCGGCCCGGGCGGTCGACGGTATCGAGGAGATCCCCGAGCCGGGCGTCGTGCTGATCTCGCAGGGCCAGCTCGACCACGGCTTCGTTGCCGAGGGCATCAAGTTCGCCGTACTCACCGAGAACGACCTCGCCGGTCAGCGCTCGGCGGCCGAACGCCGTTCCCAGCAACGGATGCCGTCGCGCCGCAAGAAGACGATCGACCCGCTGGAACTGCAGCCCGGCGACTTCGTCGTGCACGAGCAGCACGGCGTCGGCCGGTACGTCGAGATGATGCAGCGGACGGTTGGCAGTGGCTCCCAGAAGGCCACCCGTGAGTACGTCGTCATCGAGTTCGCGCCGAGCAAACGCGGCCAGCCCGGCGACCGGTTGTACGTGCCGACCGACCAGCTCGACCAGGTCACCCGGTACGTCGGCGGTGAGCAGCCGACCCTGGACAAGATGGGCGGCGGCGACTGGGCCAAGCGCAAGGGCCGCGCGCGCAAGGCGGTCCGGCAGATCGCGGGCGAGCTGATCAAGCTGTACGCCGCGCGCCAGGCGACCAAGGGGCACGCATTCGCGAAGGACACCCCGTGGCAGCGGGAACTGGAGGACGCGTTCCCGTTCGTGGAGACGCCCGACCAACTCGCCACCATCGACGACGTGAAGCACGACATGGAACGCATCACGCCGATGGACCGGATCGTCTGCGGTGACGTCGGCTACGGCAAGACCGAGATCGCCGTCCGGGCCGCGTTCAAGGCGGTGCAGGACGGCAAGCAGGTCGCCGTACTGGTGCCGACGACGCTGCTCGTGCAGCAGCACTACGCGACCTTCGCCGAGCGGTACGCCGCCTTCCCGGTGAACGTGGCGGCGTTGTCGCGGTTCCAGACCGACAAGGAGGCCAAGGCCGCGCTCGACGGGCTGGCCGACGGTTCGGTCGACGTCGTGATCGGTACCCACCGGCTGCTGTCGGGTGAGGTGCAGTTCAAGGACCTCGGGCTGGTGATCGTCGACGAGGAGCAGCGGTTCGGCGTCGAGCACAAGGAACAGCTGAAGCGGCTGCGGACCGCGGTCGACGTACTGACGATGTCCGCGACGCCGATCCCGCGGACGCTGGAGATGTCGATCACCGGTATCCGCGAGATGTCCACGATCGCCACCCCGCCCGAGGAGCGGCATCCGGTGCTGACCTTCGTCGGCGCGTACGACGAGCACCAGGTGACCGCCGCGATCCGGCGCGAACTGCTCCGCGAAGGCCAGGTCTTCGTCGTCCACAACCGGGTGAACACGATCGAGAAGGCGGCCGCGCGGATCCGGCAGCTGGTGCCCGAGGCGCGGGTGTCGGTCGCGCACGGCCAGATGCCGGAGCACCACCTCGAGCAGGTCATCCAGGGCTTCTGGGAGAAGCAGTCCGACGTCATCGTGTGTACGACGATCGTCGAGTCCGGGATCGACATCTCGAACGCGAACACGATGATCGTGGAGCGATCCGACCTGCTCGGCCTGTCCCAGCTGCACCAGCTCCGAGGCCGCGTCGGCCGGGGCCGGGAGCGGGCGTACGCGTACTTCTTCTTCCCGCCGGAGAAGCCGCTCACCGAGACCGCGCACGACCGGCTGGCGACGATCGCGCAGCACGCCGACCTCGGCGGCGGTATGGCGGTCGCGATGAAGGACCTGGAGATCCGCGGCGCCGGCAACCTGCTCGGCGGCGAGCAGTCCGGGCACATCGCGGACGTCGGTTTCGACCTGTACGTCCGGCTCGTCGGCGAGGCGGTCGCGGAGTACCGCGGCGACACCCAGGCCGAGGAGCCCGAGGTCAAGATCGAGCTGCCGGTCGACGCGCACCTGCCGCACGACTACGTCCCGTCGCAGCGGCTGCGGCTGGAGATGTACCAGCGGCTGGCCGCGGTCCGCGACGACGAGGGCATCGCCGAGCTGGTCGAGGAGTTGCACGACCGGTACGGCGACATCCCGCAGCCGGTGCTGAACCTGATCGAGGTGGCGAAGTTCCGCAACCACGCCCGCCGGGCGGGGCTGCACGACGTCACGCTGCAGGGCGCGATGATCCGGTTCGGGCCGGTCGAGCTGCCCGATTCGAAGGTGCTGCGGCTGAACAGGCTGTACCCGAAGAGTCTGGTGAAGCCGCAACTGCATACCATTCTGGTGCCGCGACCTGCCACAAGGCTGGTCGGCGGCCAGCCGCTCCGCGACCAGGAGCTGCTGCAATGGTGCACCCGGTTGATCGACGACGTGATCGCTGAACCTAT includes:
- a CDS encoding 50S ribosomal protein L25/general stress protein Ctc, producing the protein MAEVKIQAESRTEFGKGAARRIRRDNKVPAVLYGHGSDPVHITLPGHDTMLALKTANALLLIEVEGGESHLALPKQVQRDPIKGFIEHVDLVIVKRGEKVQVDIAVHLEGEAVSDALVVLEHPSILVEAEATHIPDGVTVSVEGLEVGAQLHASDIQLPSGTTLAIEPDTLIVNVTAQPTAEQVEGELAEAEAEAGIEKDEPTAAEEPVAAAAE
- the pth gene encoding aminoacyl-tRNA hydrolase; its protein translation is MADDVWLVVGLGNPGPSYARTRHNIGHLVADELAARTGARWKQSKQVKAEVIETRISGLRTVLAKPRSYMNESGGPVSGLLKFFKLDPANLVVLHDELDIDFGVLRCKFGGGDNGHNGLKSLRKSLGTGEYYRVRFGVGRPPGRQAPADFVLNEFSSTERKDLPFAVDRTADAVESLLTDGLEATQGKYNS
- the mfd gene encoding transcription-repair coupling factor, which gives rise to MKLSGLVDTLITDPVVAEAVRDARADGVTTLDLSAPTPVRPVLLAAIAAAQNGADRPVLAVTATFREAEELTEALQCLVEEPGTVAYYPAWETLPHERLSPRSDTVGRRLAVLRRLVHPDPSDETTGPIRILVAPVRSVLQPQVAGLADLRPVQLHVGDTAELEDVVERLAGAAYHRVDLVERRGEFAVRGGIIDVFPPTEEHPLRVDFFGDDVEEIRYFAVADQRSLEIAEHGLWAPPCRELLLTDEVRSRAAVLAKEHPELAELFEKLAEGHAVEGMESLAPVLVDEMELLVDLMPAGTHVVVSDPERVRARAHDLVATSQEFLEASWAAAAGGGEAPIDLGAAAYMSLGDVRSQALGRGLAWWSLSPFAAAPTDEAAELRDSMGARVAFDIDTEAGAVTSKILAVREVDPYRGETGAAAEDIRGWLRDGWRVVCVTEGHGPAQRLAEVFSEAELPARAVDGIEEIPEPGVVLISQGQLDHGFVAEGIKFAVLTENDLAGQRSAAERRSQQRMPSRRKKTIDPLELQPGDFVVHEQHGVGRYVEMMQRTVGSGSQKATREYVVIEFAPSKRGQPGDRLYVPTDQLDQVTRYVGGEQPTLDKMGGGDWAKRKGRARKAVRQIAGELIKLYAARQATKGHAFAKDTPWQRELEDAFPFVETPDQLATIDDVKHDMERITPMDRIVCGDVGYGKTEIAVRAAFKAVQDGKQVAVLVPTTLLVQQHYATFAERYAAFPVNVAALSRFQTDKEAKAALDGLADGSVDVVIGTHRLLSGEVQFKDLGLVIVDEEQRFGVEHKEQLKRLRTAVDVLTMSATPIPRTLEMSITGIREMSTIATPPEERHPVLTFVGAYDEHQVTAAIRRELLREGQVFVVHNRVNTIEKAAARIRQLVPEARVSVAHGQMPEHHLEQVIQGFWEKQSDVIVCTTIVESGIDISNANTMIVERSDLLGLSQLHQLRGRVGRGRERAYAYFFFPPEKPLTETAHDRLATIAQHADLGGGMAVAMKDLEIRGAGNLLGGEQSGHIADVGFDLYVRLVGEAVAEYRGDTQAEEPEVKIELPVDAHLPHDYVPSQRLRLEMYQRLAAVRDDEGIAELVEELHDRYGDIPQPVLNLIEVAKFRNHARRAGLHDVTLQGAMIRFGPVELPDSKVLRLNRLYPKSLVKPQLHTILVPRPATRLVGGQPLRDQELLQWCTRLIDDVIAEPIVVPA